One part of the Sphingobacterium sp. LZ7M1 genome encodes these proteins:
- the sucC gene encoding ADP-forming succinate--CoA ligase subunit beta yields MNIHEYQGKEILKSFGVRVQEGIVAETPEQAVEAAKRMKEEFNSDWVVVKAQIHAGGRGKGGGVKLAKNQDEVLQRATDIIGMQLVTPQTGPEGKKVNKVLIAQDVYYPGDSETKEFYMSVLLDRATGRNIIMYSTEGGMDIEEVAEKTPHLIFKEEIDPKVGLQGFQARKIAFNLGLSGAAHKDMVKFVAALYKAYDSIDASMFEINPVLKTSDDKILAVDAKVNLDENALYRHPEIAALRDITEEDPTEVEAGEFNLNYVKLDGNVGCMVNGAGLAMATMDIIKIAGGEPANFLDVGGTANAETVKAGFNIILKDPNVKAILINIFGGIVRCDRVAQGVIDAYNEIGNIPVPIIVRLQGTNAKEAKELIDNSGLKVYSAILLKEAAELVTKVLEEGK; encoded by the coding sequence ATGAACATTCACGAATATCAAGGAAAAGAAATACTTAAGAGTTTCGGAGTAAGAGTACAAGAAGGTATTGTTGCTGAAACCCCAGAGCAAGCTGTTGAAGCTGCTAAGAGAATGAAAGAAGAATTCAACTCGGATTGGGTTGTGGTAAAAGCACAGATCCATGCGGGTGGCCGTGGTAAAGGTGGTGGTGTGAAATTAGCTAAGAACCAAGATGAAGTATTGCAACGCGCAACTGACATCATTGGAATGCAGTTAGTAACTCCACAGACTGGTCCAGAAGGTAAAAAAGTTAATAAGGTTTTGATCGCTCAGGATGTTTATTATCCTGGTGACAGCGAAACCAAAGAATTCTACATGTCTGTATTGTTAGACCGTGCTACTGGTCGCAACATCATTATGTACTCTACAGAAGGTGGTATGGACATCGAAGAGGTTGCTGAAAAAACTCCACACCTTATTTTCAAAGAAGAGATCGATCCAAAAGTAGGTCTTCAAGGTTTCCAAGCTCGTAAAATCGCTTTCAACTTAGGCCTTTCTGGTGCTGCGCACAAGGACATGGTTAAGTTTGTTGCTGCATTGTACAAAGCTTACGATTCAATTGACGCATCTATGTTCGAAATCAACCCTGTTTTGAAAACATCTGATGATAAAATCCTAGCGGTTGACGCGAAAGTGAACTTGGATGAAAACGCTTTATACCGTCATCCAGAAATCGCTGCTTTACGTGACATTACAGAAGAAGATCCTACTGAAGTGGAAGCTGGAGAATTCAACCTTAACTACGTAAAACTTGATGGAAACGTAGGATGTATGGTAAATGGTGCTGGTTTAGCAATGGCAACTATGGACATCATTAAAATTGCCGGTGGTGAGCCTGCAAACTTCCTAGATGTTGGTGGTACTGCAAACGCTGAAACTGTAAAAGCTGGTTTCAACATCATCTTAAAAGACCCTAACGTAAAAGCTATTTTGATTAACATCTTCGGTGGTATCGTTCGTTGTGACCGTGTTGCTCAAGGTGTTATCGATGCATACAACGAAATTGGAAACATTCCTGTTCCAATTATCGTACGTCTACAAGGTACAAACGCTAAAGAAGCTAAAGAATTAATCGACAATTCTGGCCTAAAAGTGTACTCTGCAATCTTATTGAAAGAAGCAGCTGAACTTGTAACTAAAGTATTAGAAGAAGGAAAGTAA
- a CDS encoding GNAT family N-acetyltransferase — translation MTISDFLIIPATANHVKYADEVCNEMFESAKARGTGIARRKPEYVARKMEEGKAVIALHKDGTWAGFCYIETWSHGDYVANSGLIVNPLFRKVGLAKAIKKRVFDLSREKYPNAKIFGLTTGLAVMKINSDLGYEPVTYSELTQDEEFWKGCQSCVNFDILVSKDRKNCMCTAMLWDPVEKEKELKEKILRKAEAKERLDRISKKQSLLKRIEAKLWRSTKKMVAAVIPVGIRPVKGF, via the coding sequence ATGACAATCTCAGATTTTTTAATTATTCCCGCGACGGCAAACCATGTTAAGTATGCCGATGAAGTCTGTAATGAAATGTTCGAGTCTGCAAAGGCTCGTGGGACGGGCATTGCACGCAGAAAACCAGAATACGTAGCGCGCAAGATGGAGGAAGGTAAGGCTGTTATTGCTTTACATAAGGATGGTACTTGGGCCGGTTTCTGTTATATTGAGACTTGGAGCCATGGTGATTATGTGGCGAACTCTGGTCTTATTGTCAATCCACTTTTCCGTAAAGTAGGTTTGGCAAAAGCAATCAAGAAGCGCGTGTTTGATCTGTCAAGGGAGAAGTATCCAAATGCAAAGATTTTTGGCCTGACTACAGGTTTGGCTGTCATGAAAATCAATTCCGACCTAGGATATGAACCTGTTACCTATTCTGAATTGACTCAAGATGAGGAATTCTGGAAAGGCTGCCAGTCCTGTGTGAACTTTGATATCTTGGTCTCTAAAGATCGTAAGAACTGTATGTGTACTGCGATGTTATGGGACCCGGTAGAAAAAGAAAAAGAACTGAAGGAAAAGATCCTTCGTAAGGCCGAAGCTAAGGAACGTCTTGACCGAATTTCCAAAAAGCAATCTCTATTGAAGAGAATTGAAGCAAAACTTTGGAGGTCGACTAAAAAAATGGTCGCTGCGGTAATTCCCGTAGGGATTAGACCTGTTAAAGGTTTTTAA
- the argC gene encoding N-acetyl-gamma-glutamyl-phosphate reductase, which yields MEKIKVGIVGSAGYTGGELLRVLIYHPNVDIIFANSASNAGNKLSDVHNDLFGDTDLTFSSDFHSDIDVLFLCVGHGDARKFLDAHPIDPSVKIIDLSQDYRLKANTEYQGKNFIYGLPELNKSDIVSAQYIANPGCFATNIQLALLPLANKGILGDQIHVNATTGSTGAGQKPSATSHFSWRSNNLSAYKSFEHQHLQEISESLNQLQEGFLPAGDGSLLERAAQKINFIPQRGAFPRGIFSAIYVDSDLSEEEAYELYESYYGSHPFTHVSKANIDIKQVVNTNKSIIHLEKHGEKLLILNITDNLLKGASGQAVQNMNLMFGLDEKAGLNLKSVGF from the coding sequence ATGGAAAAAATTAAAGTAGGAATTGTAGGGTCGGCAGGCTATACCGGAGGTGAATTGCTTCGGGTATTGATCTATCACCCGAATGTGGATATAATATTTGCCAATAGTGCTTCCAATGCCGGCAATAAACTTTCTGATGTTCATAATGATTTGTTTGGAGATACAGACTTAACGTTCTCTTCAGATTTTCATTCTGATATCGATGTTCTGTTTTTATGTGTAGGACATGGCGATGCGCGCAAGTTTTTAGATGCCCATCCTATCGATCCTTCCGTAAAGATCATTGATCTTTCCCAAGATTACAGGCTTAAGGCAAATACGGAATACCAAGGTAAGAATTTTATCTACGGTCTACCTGAATTGAATAAATCCGATATTGTTTCGGCGCAATATATTGCTAATCCCGGCTGTTTTGCCACGAATATACAATTGGCATTATTGCCTTTGGCGAACAAAGGAATATTGGGCGACCAAATCCATGTGAATGCAACAACAGGGTCAACAGGTGCTGGTCAAAAACCTTCTGCTACGTCGCATTTTTCCTGGAGAAGCAATAACCTTTCGGCCTATAAGTCATTTGAGCACCAGCATCTGCAAGAGATATCGGAGTCGCTCAACCAATTGCAGGAAGGATTCCTTCCAGCTGGAGATGGATCTCTACTAGAAAGAGCTGCCCAGAAAATTAACTTTATCCCTCAACGAGGAGCATTCCCTAGGGGTATCTTTTCTGCCATCTATGTCGATTCAGATCTTTCGGAAGAGGAAGCTTATGAGCTTTACGAGTCTTATTATGGTTCGCATCCTTTTACCCATGTATCTAAGGCTAATATTGATATCAAACAAGTGGTCAATACCAACAAGAGCATCATCCATCTAGAGAAACATGGCGAAAAGCTGTTGATCCTGAATATTACTGATAATCTATTGAAGGGTGCTTCTGGACAAGCGGTACAGAATATGAACCTGATGTTTGGATTGGATGAAAAAGCGGGATTAAACCTGAAGTCGGTTGGCTTTTAG
- the argG gene encoding argininosuccinate synthase — protein MKKVVLAFSGGLDTSFCCIYLSRDLGLEVHSVVVNTGGFSEEELKNIEKKAYDLGVKSHTTIDETEDYYQDTIKYLIFGNVLKNATYPLSVSAERVCQATAIANYAKKIGAECVAHGSTGAGNDQVRFDMIFQTLIPGVEIITPIRDLQLSREAEIDYLNSHGVEYSADKAKYSINKGLWGTSVGGAETLTSNEYLPESAWPTPVTSTEPRKITVDFENGQPVALDGEKMSPVKVIQELQAIAQPYGIGRDIHVGDTIIGIKGRVGFEAAGPIILIKAHHALEKHTLTKWQLSWKDQLAGFYGNYMHEGQMHDPVMRDMEAFLQSSQDTVSGRVFIELHPYRFVILGIESEHDLMSNKFGSYGEMNKGYTGDDVKGFSKIFGNQTIIWHKVNNKG, from the coding sequence ATGAAAAAAGTAGTTTTAGCATTTAGTGGTGGGTTGGATACTTCATTCTGTTGTATCTATCTGTCTCGTGACTTAGGATTAGAAGTTCACTCCGTAGTAGTAAATACCGGAGGTTTTTCAGAGGAAGAATTAAAGAATATCGAAAAGAAGGCCTATGATCTAGGTGTAAAGTCGCATACTACTATTGATGAAACTGAAGATTATTACCAAGATACCATCAAGTATTTGATTTTTGGGAATGTCTTGAAAAATGCTACCTATCCGCTTTCAGTGTCAGCCGAGCGTGTTTGCCAAGCTACAGCTATAGCAAACTATGCGAAGAAAATTGGCGCAGAATGCGTTGCACATGGTTCAACAGGTGCAGGTAATGATCAGGTACGTTTTGATATGATCTTCCAGACCTTGATTCCAGGTGTAGAGATCATTACTCCAATCCGTGATCTACAGTTATCACGTGAGGCGGAAATTGATTATTTGAATTCACATGGTGTTGAATATTCTGCTGATAAAGCAAAATACTCGATCAATAAAGGATTATGGGGAACTTCAGTAGGAGGGGCTGAGACGCTTACTTCGAATGAATACCTTCCAGAATCTGCATGGCCAACTCCTGTAACTTCTACAGAACCACGTAAGATTACTGTTGATTTTGAAAACGGTCAACCAGTTGCTTTAGATGGTGAGAAAATGAGTCCTGTTAAGGTTATCCAAGAGTTGCAAGCGATTGCACAACCTTATGGAATCGGTCGTGATATCCATGTTGGTGATACCATCATCGGGATTAAAGGACGTGTCGGTTTTGAGGCTGCAGGCCCAATTATTCTGATCAAAGCGCACCATGCTTTGGAGAAACATACCTTGACCAAATGGCAACTTTCATGGAAAGACCAATTAGCGGGATTCTATGGTAACTATATGCACGAAGGTCAGATGCATGATCCAGTGATGCGTGATATGGAGGCATTCCTTCAAAGTTCGCAAGATACCGTTTCTGGTCGCGTATTTATTGAGCTTCACCCTTACCGATTTGTAATCTTAGGTATTGAATCTGAACACGATTTAATGTCCAACAAGTTTGGTTCATACGGTGAGATGAACAAAGGCTACACTGGTGATGATGTAAAAGGGTTCTCGAAAATCTTCGGTAACCAAACCATCATTTGGCACAAAGTTAATAACAAAGGCTAA
- a CDS encoding response regulator transcription factor, with protein sequence MENIKLAIIDDHKVVLDGLISMLSSEQRIQVVLVVQTADELNNKLQESSPDILLMDIQMPGISGIDLAYSVLKTYPELRIIAFSSFDESHYIKQILRNGAKGYLLKNADRQTIIEAIFQVAEGENYIDERLKSSLLQESIFGHKRSMHDIPLTNRETEILRLIAEEFTNQEIAEKLFIGLRTVETHRLNLNQKLGVKTSAGLVKQAIKRGLIN encoded by the coding sequence ATGGAAAATATAAAGCTTGCGATAATTGATGACCATAAAGTGGTTCTTGATGGCTTAATCTCGATGTTATCCTCGGAGCAGAGGATTCAAGTGGTTCTTGTAGTACAAACTGCAGATGAACTTAATAATAAATTACAGGAAAGTAGTCCAGATATTTTACTAATGGATATTCAAATGCCAGGGATAAGTGGAATAGATCTGGCCTATAGTGTTTTGAAAACTTATCCAGAACTAAGAATTATTGCCTTCAGTAGTTTTGATGAATCTCATTATATCAAACAGATTTTGAGAAATGGGGCAAAGGGGTATTTACTTAAAAATGCAGATCGACAGACCATTATTGAGGCTATATTTCAGGTTGCGGAAGGAGAGAATTATATCGATGAAAGATTGAAATCTTCCCTGTTGCAAGAGAGTATCTTTGGACATAAAAGATCAATGCACGATATCCCATTGACAAATAGGGAGACGGAAATCTTAAGGTTGATTGCAGAAGAATTTACCAACCAAGAGATTGCAGAAAAGCTTTTCATTGGTTTACGTACCGTTGAAACTCATCGCTTGAATCTAAATCAAAAGTTGGGTGTTAAGACTTCTGCGGGTTTGGTCAAACAAGCCATTAAACGAGGGCTAATTAATTAA
- the hemL gene encoding glutamate-1-semialdehyde 2,1-aminomutase, with product MTTSTSDISREKSAKLFEKAKEFFPGGVNSPVRAFKSVYGTPLFIERGDKAHLWDADGNEFIDYCCSWGPLILGHNTPEIREAVQEQLGKGLSFGAPTALENELAELILSNNKKIEKIRFVSSGTEAVMSAIRLARGYTKRDKIVKFEGCYHGHSDSLLVKAGSGLVTFGETSSAGVPKAFADETIVIALNDKEALKKVFADFKDQIAAVIIEGVPANNGLLIQDKDYIHFLRDITKENGALLIMDEVITGFRLGFEGASKYYDIQPDILTYGKIIGGGMPVGAYGASKELMGCISPDGSVYQAGTLSGNPVAMAAGIAALQILVQPGFYEKLEKTTQEFVTELRSFIKENGFEVSITTIGSIFWFAFTDKEKIQRADEIDPASMEKYKVMHRELLNRGIYFGPSGYEVGFISAAHTEDDLKKTLLALKEALQIVFQ from the coding sequence ATGACAACATCTACTTCAGATATTTCTCGCGAAAAGTCGGCGAAGTTATTTGAAAAAGCCAAGGAATTCTTTCCTGGTGGTGTAAACTCTCCTGTTCGTGCATTTAAATCAGTATATGGAACTCCATTGTTCATTGAGCGTGGTGACAAGGCCCATTTATGGGATGCTGATGGCAATGAATTTATTGACTATTGTTGTTCTTGGGGTCCTTTGATCCTGGGCCACAATACGCCAGAAATCCGTGAAGCCGTGCAAGAGCAATTAGGTAAAGGTTTGAGTTTTGGAGCTCCTACAGCGCTTGAAAATGAATTGGCAGAACTTATCCTTAGCAACAACAAAAAGATTGAAAAAATCCGTTTTGTAAGCTCAGGGACAGAAGCTGTCATGTCTGCAATCCGACTTGCCCGCGGATATACAAAAAGAGACAAAATCGTAAAATTCGAAGGCTGTTACCATGGCCATTCGGATTCTTTATTGGTTAAAGCGGGATCAGGTCTTGTCACCTTCGGTGAAACCTCTTCAGCAGGGGTGCCTAAAGCTTTTGCAGATGAAACTATTGTCATCGCATTGAATGATAAAGAAGCCCTTAAAAAAGTATTTGCAGATTTTAAAGATCAAATTGCAGCGGTTATTATTGAAGGTGTTCCTGCAAATAATGGCTTGTTGATACAAGATAAAGATTACATCCATTTCTTGAGAGATATTACCAAAGAGAACGGTGCATTATTGATCATGGATGAGGTAATCACTGGATTCCGTCTGGGTTTTGAGGGTGCTTCCAAATATTATGATATCCAACCGGACATTTTGACCTATGGAAAGATTATCGGTGGTGGTATGCCGGTAGGTGCTTATGGTGCCTCTAAGGAACTGATGGGCTGTATTTCGCCAGATGGTTCGGTATACCAAGCTGGAACCCTATCTGGTAATCCGGTTGCCATGGCAGCTGGTATTGCAGCTTTGCAGATCCTTGTACAACCTGGTTTCTATGAAAAACTAGAAAAAACAACCCAAGAATTCGTAACTGAACTTCGTTCCTTCATTAAAGAGAATGGTTTTGAGGTTTCCATTACGACAATTGGTTCCATTTTCTGGTTTGCCTTTACTGACAAGGAAAAAATCCAACGTGCAGATGAAATTGATCCAGCATCCATGGAAAAATACAAAGTGATGCATAGGGAATTATTGAATAGAGGAATCTATTTCGGTCCTTCCGGCTATGAAGTTGGCTTTATCTCGGCTGCACATACAGAAGATGACCTTAAGAAAACACTTCTCGCGCTAAAAGAAGCTTTACAGATTGTATTTCAATAA
- a CDS encoding OmpA family protein has protein sequence MIKTSVILVCLMATMTISYGQSILNRIKDKVKNKVEQKIEEGIDKGIDKAEQKGTEAVKNETVKNKGSKPENKPSNKEKGNGETEQAGKGLSSFQSYSKYDFERGSQIRFSDDFSEDVIGEFPLKWSTNNRGEAVNVKNSINKWLRMYQSSKFVSPMISSLPVNHTIEFDLILNFDKGGNSYRFPGLQLNLLALNGKNNVKDYLVNNNSKGELIIEILPGEEGSSNISLKVNKEGSLFFQNEEKGYRKLDSFYGKPIHIAIWNQGQRIRVWLNEEKIYDIPVAIPQGVVFDHLGFNVEGSAYQDEQVGYYIGNVMVADAMADLRSKFLTEGKIVTQGILFDTNSSNIKPESVGTIDAIAKIFIDNPSLNIEIKGHTDSEGDEQKNLTLSNQRAESVKNYLVEKHKIAGSRLRSSGAGEGSPIEDNATSAGRAKNRRVEFIKF, from the coding sequence ATGATAAAGACATCAGTAATACTTGTGTGCCTAATGGCAACAATGACCATAAGCTACGGTCAATCTATCCTTAATCGGATTAAGGATAAGGTGAAGAACAAAGTTGAGCAGAAGATTGAAGAAGGTATTGACAAAGGGATAGATAAAGCAGAGCAAAAAGGGACTGAAGCTGTCAAGAATGAAACCGTAAAGAACAAAGGGTCAAAGCCAGAGAATAAGCCCAGCAATAAGGAAAAGGGAAACGGAGAGACGGAACAAGCTGGAAAGGGTCTTTCAAGTTTTCAAAGCTACTCAAAGTATGATTTCGAAAGAGGGAGCCAAATCCGTTTTTCGGATGATTTTTCTGAAGATGTTATTGGAGAATTCCCTTTGAAATGGTCAACCAATAATAGAGGAGAAGCTGTAAATGTAAAAAACAGTATAAATAAATGGCTTCGCATGTATCAATCTTCAAAATTTGTATCACCAATGATCAGTTCACTGCCAGTAAACCATACGATAGAATTTGATTTGATCCTAAATTTTGATAAAGGGGGCAATAGTTATCGCTTCCCAGGGCTACAGCTGAATTTGTTGGCATTGAATGGAAAGAATAATGTCAAAGATTATTTGGTGAACAATAATTCCAAGGGGGAATTGATCATTGAAATACTACCAGGAGAGGAAGGCAGTTCCAACATCTCCTTAAAGGTAAATAAAGAAGGGAGTTTGTTTTTTCAGAATGAAGAAAAAGGCTATCGGAAGCTGGATTCATTTTACGGCAAACCAATTCATATTGCCATCTGGAATCAAGGGCAAAGAATTAGGGTTTGGCTCAACGAGGAAAAGATATATGATATTCCAGTAGCCATTCCGCAGGGCGTTGTCTTTGACCATTTGGGCTTTAATGTAGAGGGATCTGCCTATCAGGATGAGCAAGTTGGTTACTACATAGGTAATGTTATGGTTGCGGATGCAATGGCGGATCTAAGGTCTAAATTTTTGACAGAGGGCAAGATCGTAACACAGGGAATTCTATTTGACACCAATTCATCGAATATTAAACCAGAAAGTGTAGGGACAATCGATGCTATTGCCAAAATATTTATTGATAATCCAAGTCTGAATATAGAGATCAAAGGACACACAGATAGTGAAGGGGATGAACAAAAGAATCTGACATTATCTAACCAAAGGGCAGAATCAGTAAAAAACTATTTAGTAGAAAAGCATAAAATAGCTGGGTCTAGGTTAAGGTCAAGTGGGGCAGGCGAAGGAAGTCCGATAGAGGATAATGCTACTTCAGCTGGAAGAGCAAAAAATAGAAGGGTTGAATTTATTAAGTTCTAG
- a CDS encoding ABC transporter ATP-binding protein codes for MILKANNIFKSYGDLEILKGVSISVRKGEIVSIVGASGAGKSTLLHIIGTLDKPDQGTVLIEGEDVFALNEKKLSDFRNKHIGFVFQFHHLLPEFTALENVSIPGFIAGQDKKAVENRALELLDILGVAHRAHHKPSAMSGGEQQRVSVARALINNPTLILADEPSGNLDSENATALHQLFFDLRDKMQQTFVIVTHNEELARISDRTIHMRDGLIY; via the coding sequence ATGATCTTAAAGGCAAATAACATTTTTAAGTCTTATGGCGACCTTGAAATTCTCAAGGGTGTCAGTATTTCTGTCCGTAAAGGAGAGATTGTTTCCATCGTGGGAGCTTCCGGTGCCGGTAAGAGTACCTTGCTCCATATCATCGGTACATTGGACAAACCCGATCAAGGGACCGTACTGATCGAGGGTGAGGACGTTTTTGCCTTGAATGAAAAAAAACTGAGTGATTTCAGAAATAAACACATAGGCTTTGTTTTTCAATTTCATCACCTTCTTCCTGAATTCACTGCCCTGGAAAATGTTTCCATACCTGGTTTCATCGCTGGTCAGGATAAAAAAGCTGTTGAGAATCGAGCTTTGGAACTCTTGGATATTCTTGGGGTTGCCCATAGAGCTCACCATAAACCTTCGGCCATGTCTGGGGGAGAGCAACAAAGGGTGTCGGTAGCTCGAGCGCTCATCAATAATCCTACCCTCATCCTTGCTGATGAGCCCTCAGGAAACTTAGACTCGGAAAATGCGACTGCCCTACATCAATTATTCTTTGATCTAAGGGATAAAATGCAACAGACCTTTGTCATTGTCACCCACAATGAGGAACTAGCGAGAATTTCGGATCGTACGATCCATATGAGAGACGGTTTAATCTATTAA
- a CDS encoding tetratricopeptide repeat-containing sensor histidine kinase, with protein sequence MILVLGMILSILQDNIPPSNSELDRILGLKDDTTKMVQLDNYINKVIYNDPVQSKWLVYKQMDLSKKLKNEYWSGIAWFNIGFINARDALDSLSIENFETAIKHFEKVGAKENIIRCYVNIAALNGRLGKLEKEIELQQKIIKMLEGSNKSNLILNAYNIMGALYYNLEEIEKGLIYFKKARDLAIIRKDTSNLITSNLGFTNCYAALKKFPEGLKHAQAALALAQKFGAHFEYSLAHNAFTQLYQEWKKPDELIYHGQQIIYHASQLNETQYLLIGNLAVADGYRLKKDPENAIHFYKNSEKIALKSGTVLQLDDIYKGLSSVYSQVNDYKSALHYYTKYASLNDSTLNEKTKLEANEMHIKYETAQKEKELSMQKLDLVEQEVTIQKNRQYFLISITTAIIFLMLLIFAVFFIYNKRKQFALQTVANEKEKELQQLQAFMEGEEKERIRIAKELHDGVAGMLTASKMQFQSFKTCKEYTCNLENYQLGLQLLTDATDEIRKTSHNLMPDIVLQKGLVEAIRKYCNKINSHSLQVQFDSWGEIGRYDERFELAVYRMIQELLNNAMKHAGASLVLVQINKHHDSIFLTVEDNGKGINFDAVDQEGVGLQRFQKQAAAMDGKLEYENRPGKGLGVYLEFNINSQHI encoded by the coding sequence ATGATACTAGTCCTAGGGATGATACTTTCCATCCTTCAGGACAATATCCCACCCTCAAATTCGGAGTTGGATAGGATTTTGGGCCTAAAGGATGATACCACGAAGATGGTTCAATTAGATAATTATATCAACAAGGTAATCTATAATGATCCTGTTCAATCCAAATGGTTAGTTTATAAACAAATGGACCTCAGTAAGAAATTGAAGAATGAATACTGGAGTGGAATTGCATGGTTCAATATTGGTTTTATCAATGCTCGGGACGCATTGGACAGTCTTTCCATTGAAAATTTTGAAACAGCAATAAAGCATTTTGAAAAAGTTGGTGCAAAGGAAAATATCATTCGATGTTACGTGAATATTGCTGCATTGAATGGTCGATTAGGGAAGTTGGAAAAAGAAATTGAATTGCAGCAAAAAATCATAAAAATGTTGGAGGGTAGCAATAAAAGTAATCTCATACTGAATGCCTATAATATTATGGGTGCACTATATTACAATTTGGAAGAGATAGAGAAAGGGCTTATTTATTTTAAAAAAGCTAGGGATTTGGCTATAATTCGGAAAGATACATCAAACTTAATCACATCGAATCTTGGTTTTACAAATTGTTATGCAGCTCTGAAGAAGTTTCCAGAGGGGTTGAAACATGCACAGGCAGCTTTGGCATTGGCGCAGAAATTTGGGGCCCATTTTGAGTACTCCCTTGCCCATAATGCTTTTACACAACTTTATCAAGAATGGAAGAAACCTGATGAATTAATCTATCACGGTCAGCAAATTATCTACCATGCTTCACAACTTAATGAAACCCAATATTTACTCATTGGTAACCTTGCGGTGGCAGATGGATACAGATTAAAAAAGGATCCAGAAAATGCCATTCATTTTTATAAAAATTCTGAAAAAATCGCATTGAAAAGTGGAACCGTTCTGCAATTGGATGATATCTATAAGGGCCTTTCATCGGTCTATAGTCAGGTGAATGATTATAAATCAGCTTTACATTACTATACCAAATATGCCTCGCTGAATGATAGTACATTGAATGAAAAGACCAAACTTGAGGCCAATGAAATGCATATCAAGTATGAAACTGCCCAAAAGGAAAAAGAGCTATCCATGCAGAAATTGGATCTTGTAGAACAGGAAGTTACCATTCAAAAGAACCGACAGTATTTTTTAATTTCAATAACTACAGCCATCATTTTTTTGATGCTCTTGATTTTCGCGGTCTTCTTTATTTATAACAAGAGGAAGCAATTTGCTTTACAAACTGTTGCAAATGAGAAGGAAAAAGAACTTCAACAATTACAGGCCTTCATGGAGGGCGAGGAGAAGGAACGCATTCGAATAGCGAAAGAGTTGCATGATGGAGTAGCCGGCATGTTGACAGCATCTAAGATGCAGTTTCAATCTTTTAAGACCTGTAAGGAATATACCTGTAATCTGGAAAATTATCAATTAGGCCTACAATTGCTAACAGATGCTACCGATGAAATTAGGAAGACCTCACATAACCTTATGCCCGATATTGTGCTTCAGAAAGGATTGGTTGAAGCTATTAGAAAATATTGTAATAAAATAAACAGCCATAGCTTACAGGTTCAATTTGATAGTTGGGGAGAAATTGGCCGTTATGATGAGCGATTTGAATTGGCGGTATATCGCATGATCCAGGAACTGCTGAACAATGCGATGAAGCACGCTGGAGCCTCTCTGGTATTAGTTCAGATCAACAAGCATCATGACAGTATATTTTTGACAGTTGAGGATAATGGCAAGGGGATCAATTTTGATGCGGTGGACCAAGAGGGAGTTGGTTTACAGCGATTTCAAAAACAAGCTGCCGCAATGGATGGGAAATTGGAATACGAAAACCGACCAGGAAAGGGTCTAGGTGTTTATTTAGAATTTAATATCAACAGTCAGCATATTTAA